A stretch of Pseudomonas sp. CCC3.1 DNA encodes these proteins:
- a CDS encoding acyl-CoA dehydrogenase family protein: MDQIREKSPIELELLERARNLIPALKSRSAQADKDCKLPDETIRDMQEAGLFRALQPKIWGGHEVDLRTFFEIQMTLAEGCMSTAWVFGVVGVHPWQLARYPVEAQRDVWGEDSSVLVASTYMPVAKVTPVKGGYQVSGRWGFSSGSQHAQWCLLGGIVPQDETGPTEHGTFLIPASDYRIEQNWDVLGLRGSGSHDIVVEDAFVPAHRVQRTNNYTIEATPGRLTNTHPMYSIPFAQVFARAVSTSAIGALQGAINEFRDNAAKHIGKHGAKTAEDPAAQAAVAEATITVDALKLVLMRNYGHLMALAAAGEYPDVETRLLYRYQSSHVTNVCADRVSDLLRCMAASGLYNTNPVARFFRDLHQARGHIANNEAAYRRSYGLVQLGLPNADPFV, from the coding sequence ATGGATCAGATACGAGAGAAAAGTCCGATAGAGCTTGAGCTGCTGGAACGCGCGCGCAACCTGATACCTGCGCTAAAAAGCCGTTCGGCCCAGGCGGACAAGGACTGCAAGCTGCCAGACGAAACCATTCGCGATATGCAAGAAGCCGGGCTCTTTCGCGCTTTGCAGCCGAAAATCTGGGGCGGGCACGAAGTCGATCTGCGAACCTTTTTTGAAATTCAGATGACCCTGGCCGAAGGTTGCATGTCGACCGCCTGGGTGTTTGGTGTGGTGGGCGTTCACCCGTGGCAATTGGCGCGCTATCCGGTCGAAGCCCAGCGTGATGTGTGGGGCGAAGACAGTTCGGTGCTGGTGGCCTCGACTTATATGCCTGTGGCCAAAGTCACACCGGTCAAGGGCGGTTATCAAGTCAGCGGACGCTGGGGCTTTTCCAGCGGCAGCCAGCATGCGCAATGGTGTCTGCTTGGCGGCATCGTGCCGCAAGACGAAACCGGCCCGACCGAACACGGCACCTTCCTGATTCCGGCCAGCGACTATCGCATTGAGCAGAACTGGGACGTACTGGGGCTGCGCGGCAGCGGCAGCCACGACATCGTGGTCGAGGACGCCTTTGTTCCGGCGCACCGGGTGCAACGCACCAACAACTACACGATCGAAGCCACGCCGGGGCGACTGACCAACACCCACCCGATGTATTCCATCCCGTTTGCCCAGGTGTTTGCCCGTGCGGTCTCAACCTCGGCCATCGGTGCGCTGCAAGGCGCGATCAACGAGTTCCGCGACAACGCGGCCAAACACATCGGCAAGCACGGCGCCAAAACCGCCGAAGACCCGGCCGCACAAGCCGCTGTGGCCGAAGCGACCATCACCGTCGACGCGCTCAAGCTGGTGCTGATGCGCAACTACGGGCACCTGATGGCCTTGGCTGCGGCAGGTGAATACCCGGATGTCGAAACCCGCTTGCTGTATCGCTACCAGTCGTCCCACGTGACCAATGTGTGCGCCGACCGGGTCAGCGACCTGTTGCGCTGCATGGCCGCCTCGGGCTTGTACAACACCAACCCGGTGGCGCGTTTCTTCCGCGACCTGCATCAGGCTCGCGGGCATATCGCCAACAACGAGGCCGCTTACCGACGCAGTTATGGCCTGGTGCAATTAGGCCTGCCGAACGCAGACCCCTTTGTTTGA
- a CDS encoding amidase: MQKPVATPETQDGWPRRHVLKAGALAVGAGLLARYATAATGSGVSPAQYQAMDAWDMADAVKKGEISPEHLLAAAIARCDAVNPKVNAVNMRHDEYAHGLLKARRAGGEATNGALAGVPILLKDLNTYLEGTRTTNGSRLYKDAPAAEQTSTLITRYQAAGAVPFGKTACPEFGLTTTTESLLWGQTRNPWNLARSAGGSSGGAASAVAAGIVPVAHATDGGGSIRIPASYCGVVGLKPSRYRTPSGPGKYEGWFGASVGNVVSRNVRDMALFLDVGQGHEKGSPYWAKPLVRPYIEEIRTAPGRLRIGLVRTSLTGSPLDPAVAKVLDDTAKRLAGMGHNVEELRLSVDPRQLFGAHGSVVGDALLTMIHDREQVLGRAATPQDFERITEVVLSNAQKVTGEGLYRARQSFETIGGYMEQQFDTYDVILSPVTANVTPELGVLSLDQPWDTYAHNAMGSAAFTVLANVSGQPAISLPVGMSDNGLPIGMMFTGPLGGEDVLLRLSAQIEQDRPWAKLPTL; encoded by the coding sequence GTGCAAAAACCTGTCGCGACACCTGAAACCCAAGATGGCTGGCCGCGTCGCCACGTGCTCAAGGCCGGTGCCTTGGCCGTGGGCGCCGGTTTGCTCGCACGTTATGCCACAGCTGCCACTGGCAGCGGCGTATCCCCGGCGCAATACCAGGCCATGGATGCCTGGGACATGGCTGACGCCGTGAAAAAAGGCGAAATCAGCCCGGAACACCTGCTGGCTGCCGCCATCGCCCGCTGTGATGCCGTCAACCCTAAAGTCAACGCCGTCAACATGCGCCATGACGAGTACGCCCACGGGCTGCTCAAGGCTCGACGTGCGGGCGGCGAAGCCACCAATGGCGCATTGGCCGGGGTGCCCATCCTGCTCAAAGACCTCAACACCTACCTTGAAGGCACGCGCACCACCAATGGCAGTCGCCTGTACAAGGACGCGCCGGCTGCCGAGCAGACCAGCACCCTGATCACCCGTTATCAGGCGGCCGGTGCGGTACCTTTCGGCAAAACCGCGTGCCCGGAATTTGGTCTGACCACCACCACTGAATCCCTGCTGTGGGGGCAAACCCGTAACCCGTGGAACCTCGCCCGCAGCGCAGGCGGTTCATCCGGTGGTGCGGCGTCAGCGGTCGCCGCGGGCATTGTGCCGGTAGCGCATGCCACCGACGGCGGCGGCTCGATCCGCATTCCTGCGTCGTACTGCGGCGTGGTCGGGCTCAAGCCCAGCCGTTACCGGACCCCAAGTGGGCCTGGCAAATACGAAGGCTGGTTTGGTGCCAGCGTCGGCAACGTGGTCTCGCGCAATGTGCGCGACATGGCGTTGTTTCTCGATGTGGGGCAAGGGCATGAAAAGGGCAGCCCTTATTGGGCAAAACCGCTGGTGCGTCCTTACATCGAAGAAATACGCACGGCCCCGGGCCGCTTGCGCATTGGCCTGGTGCGGACCTCACTGACCGGCTCGCCACTGGACCCGGCAGTGGCCAAGGTGCTCGACGACACCGCCAAGCGCCTGGCAGGCATGGGGCACAACGTTGAAGAATTGCGCCTGAGCGTCGACCCTCGGCAGTTGTTCGGCGCCCATGGCTCAGTCGTCGGCGACGCGTTGCTGACCATGATTCACGACCGTGAGCAAGTGCTGGGGCGGGCGGCGACCCCGCAAGACTTTGAGCGCATTACCGAGGTGGTGTTGAGCAATGCGCAAAAAGTCACCGGCGAAGGGCTGTACCGGGCGCGACAATCGTTTGAAACCATCGGTGGCTACATGGAACAACAGTTCGACACCTATGACGTGATCTTGTCGCCGGTCACGGCCAACGTCACCCCGGAACTGGGGGTGCTCAGCCTCGACCAGCCGTGGGACACCTACGCCCACAACGCCATGGGCAGCGCGGCGTTTACCGTACTGGCCAACGTCAGCGGCCAACCGGCCATCTCACTGCCGGTAGGCATGAGCGACAACGGTTTGCCGATCGGCATGATGTTCACCGGGCCTCTGGGCGGTGAAGACGTACTGTTGCGTTTGAGCGCGCAAATCGAGCAAGACCGGCCGTGGGCGAAATTACCGACTCTGTAG
- a CDS encoding coniferyl aldehyde dehydrogenase, translating into MSTPHTSTQTAPEQLSSLLAAQKKAFIDAGPVSAEQRRERIQRVIDLLVRYQQPLIEAIDLDFGGRPQGFSLMNDVLGSLASLKYARDHLEHWMADEPREVFAPYDQLGAKAWVMHQPKGTVGIIGTWNAPLFTVLSPLACVLAAGNRAILKPSEVVPLTSSVLAQAFAELFDPLEVAVVTGDAQLAQAFTAQPFDHLVFTGSTAVARSVMRNAAENLVPLTLELGGKSPVIISRTADLAKAAFSIAVAKTNNGGQICITPDVVYVPSEQLEDFVGALDMAYSDLIPRVEGNPDVIAVVNARHLQRVEGYVQDARERGARIVSFPHALKADAQSRRRPLQVVIDPPRDSQILREEIFGPALVVLPYQQLDQALADIHARERPLALYYFGQSEEEQRHVLGHTLSGGVTINDVLMHAALHDAPFGGVGASGMGHYHGREGFLEFSHMRTVFKAPAHDPRREWGLLPPYGEHFLPTMQSMVTPD; encoded by the coding sequence ATGAGCACCCCGCACACATCCACCCAAACTGCCCCCGAGCAGCTATCCAGCCTGTTGGCCGCCCAAAAGAAGGCGTTTATTGATGCGGGCCCGGTCAGTGCCGAGCAGCGCCGCGAGCGCATACAACGGGTGATTGATCTGTTGGTGCGTTATCAGCAACCCTTGATCGAAGCCATCGACCTGGACTTCGGTGGCAGGCCGCAGGGCTTTTCGTTGATGAATGACGTGCTGGGTTCGCTGGCCTCGCTTAAATATGCCCGCGACCACCTTGAACACTGGATGGCGGACGAGCCCCGCGAGGTGTTTGCACCCTATGACCAGCTAGGCGCCAAAGCGTGGGTCATGCATCAACCCAAAGGCACGGTCGGCATTATCGGTACGTGGAACGCGCCGCTGTTTACGGTGCTCAGCCCGCTGGCCTGCGTGCTGGCGGCGGGTAACCGAGCGATTCTCAAGCCGTCAGAAGTAGTGCCGTTGACGTCCAGTGTGCTGGCACAAGCCTTTGCCGAGCTGTTTGACCCGCTGGAAGTCGCCGTGGTGACCGGCGATGCGCAGTTGGCACAGGCTTTCACGGCGCAACCGTTTGACCACCTGGTGTTCACTGGCAGCACCGCGGTGGCGCGCTCGGTGATGCGCAATGCCGCCGAAAACCTGGTGCCGCTGACTCTGGAATTGGGCGGCAAGTCGCCGGTGATCATTTCCCGCACGGCTGATCTGGCCAAGGCCGCCTTCAGCATCGCGGTGGCCAAAACCAACAATGGCGGGCAGATTTGCATCACCCCGGACGTGGTCTACGTACCCAGTGAGCAACTGGAAGATTTTGTGGGCGCGCTGGACATGGCCTACAGCGATCTGATCCCCCGTGTTGAGGGCAACCCGGATGTGATCGCGGTGGTCAATGCGCGGCATTTGCAGCGTGTCGAAGGTTACGTGCAGGACGCCCGTGAGCGGGGTGCGCGGATCGTCAGCTTTCCGCACGCACTTAAGGCGGATGCACAGTCACGCCGGCGCCCCTTGCAGGTGGTGATTGACCCGCCGCGTGATAGCCAGATCCTGCGCGAAGAGATCTTCGGCCCAGCGCTGGTGGTCTTGCCTTATCAGCAACTCGATCAGGCCCTGGCCGACATCCACGCCCGCGAACGGCCATTGGCGCTGTACTACTTTGGCCAGAGTGAAGAGGAGCAGCGGCATGTACTGGGGCACACGCTGTCGGGCGGGGTGACGATCAACGATGTGTTGATGCATGCCGCCTTGCACGATGCGCCGTTTGGCGGGGTCGGTGCTTCTGGCATGGGCCACTACCACGGCCGCGAAGGCTTCCTGGAGTTCAGTCATATGCGCACCGTGTTCAAGGCCCCAGCCCATGACCCGCGCCGCGAATGGGGTTTGCTGCCACCGTACGGCGAGCACTTCCTGCCGACCATGCAATCGATGGTCACGCCTGATTAA
- a CDS encoding flavin reductase family protein → MAVQSSFDPQAFRTALGTFTTGVTIITTQAQDGSPIGITANSFNSVSLNPPLVLWSLAKSARSLPVFSSGKHWNVHVLSTEQEPLSGRFAMQGEDKFAEIELDNGISEAPLLQDCTARFQCRTAFQYEGGDHVIFVGEVLAFDHSDRAPLAFQSGQYALATRKPRSELRLATTPPPPECSYTEDLLGYLLGRAHYQLLDALHRLLSNQQLDEHAFFILSVLCIRDNLSLHEINTFTSYTGHVVTVASMRFLEKQNLVAVEGTVQAPRYVLTANGREASLQQLALAKAVEENVSAKLGPGDAQALKVLLKRLIAASDPGLPDLWAPR, encoded by the coding sequence ATGGCAGTGCAAAGCAGTTTTGATCCGCAGGCGTTCCGCACCGCGCTGGGCACCTTCACCACCGGGGTGACGATCATCACCACTCAGGCGCAAGATGGCTCGCCCATCGGGATCACCGCCAACAGCTTTAACTCGGTCTCGCTCAACCCACCGCTGGTGTTGTGGAGCCTGGCCAAATCCGCCCGCAGTCTGCCGGTGTTCAGCTCCGGCAAACACTGGAACGTGCACGTGCTGTCGACCGAACAGGAGCCGCTGTCCGGTCGCTTTGCCATGCAGGGCGAAGACAAGTTTGCCGAAATCGAACTCGACAACGGCATCAGCGAAGCACCGCTGCTGCAAGATTGCACAGCCCGCTTTCAGTGCCGCACGGCCTTTCAATATGAAGGCGGCGATCACGTGATTTTTGTCGGTGAAGTGCTCGCCTTCGACCACAGTGATCGCGCACCGCTGGCGTTCCAGAGCGGCCAGTACGCCCTGGCAACGCGCAAGCCACGCAGTGAGTTGCGCCTGGCCACCACCCCGCCGCCACCGGAATGCAGTTACACCGAAGACTTGCTGGGTTACTTGCTGGGCCGTGCGCACTACCAACTGCTGGACGCCCTGCACCGCCTGCTGAGCAATCAGCAACTGGATGAGCATGCGTTTTTCATCCTCTCGGTGCTGTGTATCCGCGACAACCTGTCTTTGCACGAGATCAACACCTTCACCAGCTACACCGGGCACGTGGTGACAGTCGCCAGCATGCGTTTTCTGGAAAAACAAAACCTGGTAGCAGTAGAAGGCACCGTGCAGGCGCCGCGCTATGTGCTGACGGCCAATGGCCGCGAAGCCTCATTGCAGCAATTGGCACTGGCCAAGGCCGTGGAAGAAAACGTCTCGGCCAAGCTTGGCCCCGGTGATGCGCAAGCGCTCAAGGTACTGCTCAAACGCCTGATCGCCGCCAGCGACCCTGGCCTGCCCGATCTGTGGGCCCCCCGCTAA
- a CDS encoding glucose 1-dehydrogenase gives MTILQRFNLTGSVAVISGGGRGIGRGIALAYAEAGADVVLAARTLSDVEAVAEEVRNLGRRALALSCDVNDAEQRSAVVIQAREQMGRITHLVNNAGGAGPNDPLTLSVERFEEILRFNVSSAYHLCQLCVPHMREAGMGNIINITSGAARYAQTQFSAYGSAKAALSHMTRLLAQDFAPLVRVNAIAPGPILTDALNRVLPVAMRDGMIKATPMQSLGEVEDIAAAALYLATPASRWVTGKIIEVDGGAESSVWPG, from the coding sequence ATGACTATTCTCCAGCGCTTCAACCTGACCGGCAGTGTGGCGGTGATTTCCGGTGGCGGCCGCGGTATTGGCCGGGGCATCGCCCTGGCCTACGCCGAAGCCGGGGCCGATGTGGTCCTCGCGGCCCGCACCTTGAGTGACGTGGAAGCGGTTGCCGAAGAAGTCCGCAACCTGGGCCGTCGAGCCCTGGCATTGAGTTGCGACGTGAATGATGCCGAACAGCGCAGCGCCGTGGTAATCCAGGCCCGCGAACAGATGGGGCGCATTACCCACTTGGTCAATAACGCAGGCGGCGCGGGCCCCAACGACCCGCTGACCCTGAGCGTCGAGCGTTTTGAGGAAATCCTGCGCTTCAACGTGTCGTCGGCCTATCACCTGTGCCAGCTCTGCGTGCCGCATATGCGCGAGGCCGGTATGGGCAACATCATCAACATCACGTCGGGTGCAGCGCGCTATGCGCAAACCCAGTTCAGCGCCTATGGCTCGGCCAAGGCTGCGTTGAGCCACATGACCCGTTTGCTGGCCCAGGATTTCGCCCCGCTGGTACGGGTCAATGCAATTGCCCCCGGCCCGATCCTCACCGACGCCTTGAACCGCGTGCTGCCGGTCGCCATGCGCGACGGCATGATCAAGGCCACACCGATGCAAAGCCTGGGCGAGGTTGAAGACATTGCCGCTGCCGCGCTGTACCTCGCGACCCCGGCGTCACGCTGGGTCACGGGCAAGATCATTGAAGTGGATGGCGGCGCCGAGTCGAGCGTCTGGCCGGGCTGA
- a CDS encoding fumarylacetoacetate hydrolase family protein, producing the protein MDTQLIQALGDELFHALRERRSLQPLTQRYPDLTLDTAYQISLRFLQRREALGEQVIGKKIGVTSRAVQDMLDVHQPDFGFLTNRMQVADDSDVSFAAHTLVQPRAEGEIAFILGEDLHGPGITAEDVMAASQWVVPCFEIVDSRIADWKIRIQDTVADNASCGVFALGEQRIDPRDLDLAKVELHLLKNGQPAGHGFGSAVQGHPCAAVAWLANTLGQFDIPFRKGEIILSGALAPLVPVQPGDEVSLTLSGLGSARLRFVP; encoded by the coding sequence ATGGACACACAGTTGATTCAAGCCCTGGGCGATGAGCTGTTTCATGCCTTGCGCGAGCGCCGCAGCCTGCAACCGCTGACCCAGCGTTACCCGGACTTGACCCTGGACACGGCGTATCAGATTTCCCTGCGCTTTTTGCAGCGCCGCGAAGCCTTGGGCGAACAGGTGATTGGCAAAAAAATCGGCGTCACCAGCCGTGCCGTGCAGGACATGCTCGATGTGCATCAGCCCGACTTCGGTTTTTTGACCAATCGCATGCAGGTTGCCGATGACAGCGATGTGAGTTTCGCCGCCCACACGCTGGTGCAGCCACGGGCTGAAGGCGAGATTGCATTTATTCTCGGTGAAGACTTGCACGGCCCCGGCATTACGGCCGAAGACGTGATGGCCGCCAGCCAGTGGGTAGTGCCGTGCTTTGAAATTGTCGACTCGCGCATCGCTGACTGGAAAATCCGCATTCAGGACACGGTGGCCGATAACGCCTCGTGCGGGGTGTTTGCCTTGGGTGAACAACGGATCGACCCGCGTGACCTGGACCTGGCCAAGGTCGAGTTGCACCTGCTGAAAAATGGCCAGCCCGCAGGCCACGGCTTCGGTTCTGCGGTGCAAGGCCATCCGTGTGCGGCGGTGGCCTGGCTGGCCAACACACTGGGCCAGTTCGACATTCCGTTTCGCAAGGGCGAAATCATTCTTTCCGGGGCCCTGGCGCCGCTGGTGCCGGTGCAACCCGGTGATGAAGTCAGCCTGACCCTCAGTGGCCTGGGCTCTGCCCGTCTGCGCTTTGTGCCCTAA
- a CDS encoding acetaldehyde dehydrogenase (acetylating), which produces MSKKIKCALIGPGNIGTDLLYKLLRSDVLEPVWMVGIDATSEGLSRARDMGLKTTSDGVDGLLPHVLEDNIQIAFDATSAYVHAENSRKLNELGVLMIDLTPAAIGPYCVPPVNLKANLKRGAMNVNMVTCGGQATIPLVAAVSSVQPVAYAEIVATAASKSVGPGTRKNIDEFTRTTASAIEQVGGAKKGKAIIIVNPAEPPLIMRDTVHCLTETEPDQAAITVAIANMIEQVQHYVPGYKLVNGPVFDGNRVSIFMEVEGLGDYLPKYAGNLDIMTAAAARTAEMFAEEILKGELQLKACAPQPALV; this is translated from the coding sequence ATGAGCAAAAAGATTAAATGCGCCCTGATCGGGCCGGGCAATATCGGCACTGACCTGCTGTACAAGTTGCTGCGCAGTGACGTGCTGGAGCCGGTGTGGATGGTCGGTATCGATGCCACCTCCGAAGGCCTGAGCCGCGCCCGCGACATGGGCCTGAAAACCACCAGCGACGGGGTCGACGGACTGCTGCCACACGTGCTGGAAGACAACATTCAAATCGCCTTTGATGCAACGTCGGCCTACGTGCACGCCGAGAACAGCCGCAAGCTCAATGAGCTGGGCGTGCTGATGATCGACCTGACCCCGGCGGCCATCGGCCCGTACTGCGTGCCGCCGGTGAACCTCAAGGCCAACCTCAAGCGCGGCGCGATGAACGTCAACATGGTGACCTGCGGCGGCCAGGCGACGATTCCGCTGGTGGCTGCGGTGTCCAGTGTGCAACCCGTGGCCTATGCCGAAATCGTCGCCACGGCTGCGTCCAAATCCGTAGGCCCGGGCACGCGCAAAAACATCGACGAATTCACCCGCACCACGGCCAGTGCTATCGAACAGGTCGGCGGCGCCAAGAAAGGCAAGGCGATCATTATCGTCAACCCGGCCGAGCCGCCACTGATCATGCGTGACACCGTGCACTGCCTGACCGAAACCGAGCCCGATCAAGCCGCCATCACCGTGGCCATTGCCAACATGATCGAGCAGGTCCAGCACTACGTGCCCGGCTACAAGCTGGTGAATGGTCCGGTGTTTGACGGCAATCGAGTGTCGATTTTCATGGAAGTCGAAGGCCTGGGCGATTACCTGCCCAAGTACGCCGGCAACCTCGACATCATGACCGCTGCTGCCGCGCGCACCGCCGAAATGTTCGCTGAGGAAATCCTCAAGGGCGAACTGCAACTCAAGGCCTGTGCCCCACAGCCTGCCCTCGTTTAA
- the dmpG gene encoding 4-hydroxy-2-oxovalerate aldolase: MDLRGKKITVHDMCLRDGMHPKRHQISLQQMKDIACGLDAAGVPLIEVTHGDGLGGSSVNYGFPAHTDEEYLSAVIPMMKKAKVSALLLPGIGTVDHLQMAYELGVNTIRVATHCTEADVSEQHISYARKLGMDTVGFLMMAHMNSPEGLVKQGKLMESFGANCIYLTDSAGYMLPHDIKARVAALREVLHPDTEIGFHGHHNLSMGVSNSIAAIEAGATRIDAAAAGLGAGAGNTPMEILVAVCDRMGIETGVSVFGIQDVAEDLVVPIMDFPIRSDRDALTMGYAGVYGSFLLFAKRAEKKYGVPAREILVEMGRRGMVGGQEDMIEDTAMTLARQRA, translated from the coding sequence ATGGACCTTCGCGGCAAAAAAATCACCGTGCATGACATGTGCCTGCGCGATGGCATGCACCCCAAGCGTCACCAGATCAGCCTGCAACAGATGAAAGACATCGCCTGTGGGCTTGATGCGGCGGGCGTACCGCTGATTGAAGTCACCCACGGCGATGGCCTGGGCGGCAGTTCGGTGAACTACGGTTTTCCGGCACACACCGACGAGGAATACCTCTCGGCGGTGATCCCCATGATGAAAAAGGCCAAGGTGTCAGCCTTGCTGCTGCCAGGGATCGGCACCGTCGACCACCTGCAAATGGCCTACGAACTGGGGGTCAACACCATTCGCGTGGCCACCCACTGCACTGAAGCCGACGTGTCGGAACAGCACATCTCGTATGCCCGCAAACTGGGCATGGACACCGTGGGCTTTCTGATGATGGCGCACATGAACAGCCCCGAAGGGCTGGTCAAGCAAGGCAAGCTGATGGAGAGCTTCGGCGCCAACTGCATTTACCTCACCGATTCGGCGGGCTACATGCTGCCCCACGACATCAAGGCGCGGGTCGCGGCCTTGCGTGAAGTGCTGCACCCGGACACCGAGATCGGTTTTCACGGCCACCATAACCTGTCGATGGGCGTGTCTAACTCCATCGCTGCCATCGAAGCCGGAGCCACCCGGATTGACGCGGCGGCCGCGGGTTTGGGCGCGGGCGCAGGCAACACCCCCATGGAAATCCTGGTCGCGGTGTGCGACCGCATGGGCATCGAAACCGGGGTCAGCGTGTTCGGCATTCAAGACGTGGCCGAAGATCTGGTAGTGCCGATCATGGACTTCCCGATCCGCAGCGACCGCGATGCCCTGACCATGGGTTACGCCGGGGTCTATGGCTCGTTCTTGCTGTTCGCCAAGCGCGCCGAGAAAAAGTACGGCGTTCCGGCCCGGGAAATTCTCGTGGAAATGGGCCGTCGCGGCATGGTTGGTGGTCAGGAAGACATGATCGAAGACACTGCCATGACCCTGGCTCGCCAGCGCGCCTGA
- a CDS encoding MFS transporter, with translation MSNPHVGWRSHGLLLLLAAVFADNFVGRQILAVMIEPIKREFGVSDTAMGLVSGLAFSGVYALLALPAGRLADGMSRTRLLAMACLLWALATMLCGLAVSFWMLALARMAVAVSESPTTSASMSVIADLYPPHRRSFAISCFTAAPTFSAVIGLSLGAWVVEHYGWRMAFMLVGIPALGFSALLGFMVKDPARGRWDLASAHAAHPLQSLGIEARKLWALPAYRCLIMAGGLTTLSAYAIGMWNTSFLVRSHGLSLQHAGLLAGFICGGVAGIGALFSGWLSDHLTPRNAHWQIGIPIIGHVMALSALVAYLLWPNTVWLHLGGLPIPSAMLWCALYSFFCTWCVAPSFNLVTQLVPGNRRGTAMALQTIISTLLGVGVGPLLAGLFSDALQPVFGVESLRYALLLVNIPVLAAIGLLIRTSSHVTQSRYLPVERAA, from the coding sequence ATGTCCAACCCACACGTCGGCTGGCGCAGCCACGGATTGCTGTTGTTGCTGGCCGCAGTGTTTGCCGACAACTTTGTCGGGCGGCAGATTCTGGCGGTGATGATCGAGCCAATCAAACGCGAATTCGGGGTCAGTGACACGGCCATGGGCCTGGTATCGGGCCTGGCGTTTTCTGGGGTCTATGCCCTGCTCGCCTTGCCCGCCGGACGCCTGGCCGATGGCATGTCGCGGACTCGGCTGTTAGCCATGGCTTGCCTGCTATGGGCGCTGGCGACAATGCTTTGCGGGCTGGCAGTGAGTTTCTGGATGCTGGCGTTGGCGCGCATGGCGGTCGCGGTAAGCGAGTCACCCACCACATCGGCGTCCATGTCGGTGATTGCCGATTTGTACCCGCCGCATCGACGTTCGTTTGCCATCAGTTGTTTTACCGCTGCGCCGACGTTTTCGGCCGTCATTGGTTTGAGCCTCGGCGCTTGGGTGGTCGAGCACTACGGCTGGCGCATGGCGTTTATGCTGGTTGGCATCCCGGCGCTGGGATTTTCAGCACTGCTGGGGTTTATGGTCAAAGACCCGGCACGCGGACGCTGGGATCTGGCCAGCGCCCACGCGGCACACCCCCTGCAAAGTCTGGGCATCGAAGCGCGCAAGCTCTGGGCCTTGCCCGCTTATCGCTGCCTGATCATGGCTGGCGGCCTGACCACCCTGAGTGCATATGCCATTGGCATGTGGAACACCAGTTTTCTGGTGCGCTCGCACGGGTTGTCACTGCAACACGCCGGTTTGCTGGCGGGGTTCATTTGCGGAGGCGTGGCAGGGATCGGCGCGCTGTTCAGTGGCTGGTTAAGCGATCACCTGACACCGCGTAATGCGCATTGGCAAATTGGCATTCCAATCATCGGCCATGTCATGGCGCTCAGCGCCCTGGTGGCTTATCTGCTGTGGCCGAACACGGTCTGGCTGCATCTGGGCGGGCTGCCCATTCCCAGTGCGATGCTCTGGTGTGCGCTCTACAGCTTTTTTTGTACGTGGTGTGTGGCGCCGTCTTTCAACCTGGTCACGCAACTGGTGCCGGGCAATCGCCGAGGCACGGCCATGGCCTTGCAGACGATTATCTCGACGCTGCTGGGGGTTGGGGTCGGACCGTTGCTGGCAGGTTTGTTCAGTGATGCGTTGCAACCGGTGTTTGGGGTTGAGTCGCTGCGTTATGCCTTGCTCCTGGTGAACATACCGGTGCTGGCGGCGATCGGGCTGCTGATTCGCACCAGCAGCCACGTCACTCAAAGCCGTTATTTACCGGTGGAGCGTGCGGCGTAA